From Amycolatopsis sp. WQ 127309:
TCGACCCCGGCGTCCCGGCTGCGCGCGACCGCCCGGCGGCTCGGCGCCACGGCCCTCGTCCGCCCGGGCACCGAGACCGACCAGGTGACCGTCACCCGCCTGGACGACGGGCCGGTCCGGACCCACCGGCCGGGCCAGGCGATCCTGCTGACCTCCGGCACGTCCGGGATGGCCACCGGCTGCCTGCACGACATCACGGCGCTGCGGCGCAACGCCGAGCGGCACGCCCGCAGCATCGGGCTGGGACCGGCCGACCGGATGCTGGTCACGCTGCCGATGCACTACTCCTACGCGCTCGTCGCGCAGGTGCTGGCCGGGCTCGTCACGGGCGCGTCGCTGGTCGTCACCGGGCCACCGTTCACCCCGGCCGGCTACCGCGACGTCGTCCGCGACCACGACGTCACCGTGTCCGCGCTGACCCCGCTGCTCGTCGCCGACCTGCAGGCCGACGGCGGCCGGCTGCCCCGCGGCCTGCGCGCGCTCGGCGTCGGCGGCCACGCGCTCGACCCGGCCCGCACCGGCCGGCTCCTGGCCGCGAACCCGGACCTGGAGCTGTACCTGACCTACGGGCTCACCGAGGCCGGGCCGCGGGTGTCGACGCTGGCCGCGCACCGCGAGCCGCCGGCCCGGTACGCCTCGGCCGGGACGCCGATCGACGGCGTCCGGCTGGGCCTGCGCGACGCGGGCCGCGGCCCGGCCGAGCAGGAGGTGCTGGTCACGGCCGACACGGTGTACCGGGCCAAGGTCGGCGTCGAAGGCGGGGTGTCGCGCGGCAAGCTCGTCGCGGCGGACACCATCGCCACCGGCGACGTCGGCCGCCTCGACGACGACGGCTACCTGTGGCTGACCGGGCGGATCTCCGACTTCGCGATCGTGCGCGGCGACAAGGTCTCGCTGTCCTCGGTCCGCAAGGCGGCGGAGTCGCTGGACGGCGTCTTGCGCGCGATCGTCACACCGCCCGCCGACGAGCACGCCGGCGCGCTGGCTCTCGCGCTCTACGTCGACGAGACCCGCGAACTGTCCGAAAAGGACGTCCGGCGGACGCTGTACCCGTTGCTGACGCCCAACGAGCGGCCCGGCGAGCTGACCGTGCACCCGGTCACGGCCGGCAGCCTGCACAAGTAGGGGAGGGACCCGTGGAACTGCTCTGCGTGCCGGGCGCCGGCGGCTCGGCCCGGGCCTTCCGCCCGTGGGTCGAGGCGCTGGCCCCGGACGTCACGGTCCGCCCGCTCACCCTGCGCGGCCGCGACACCCCGGTGGAGACCCTCGTCGAGACGGCCGCCCGGCTCGCCGAGCGCATCCCGCGCGACGGCCGGTACGCGCTGGCCGGGCACAGCATGGGGGGCCTGATCGCCTACGAGATGGCCCGCCTCGCCTGCGTCACGGATGCCTTGCCGCGCCCCGAGTTCGTCGTCGTCGCCGGCGCCCGGCCGCCGCACCTGAGCTCGGCCGGCGCGTTCGCCCGGCTCGTCGCGATCGCGGACGACGACGAGTTCCTCGACGCGCTCGCCGCCGCCGGGTTCGTCGAGCCCGGCGCGCGGCACTCGCCGATGCGCGCGCTGTTCGTGCCGACCCTGCGCGCGGACCTGCGCCTGGTGGCGGAGTACCGGCCGGAGCCGGGCGAGCCGCTGCCGGTCGACCTGCTGGCCTGGCACGGCGCCGACGACCCGTCCGCCCCGGCGGCCGCGGTGGGCGAATGGGCCCGCTACACCGCCGCGCGGTTCCGCACGGCCGCCTTCCCCGGCGGCCACCACTTCCCGTTCCAGCGGCCGGCCGAGGTGGCCGCGCTGCTGCGGGCGCACGTGAGCGTCCACTGAGGACGATTGACCGAAGGAGAAACCCATGTCGGCCACGATCGACCACACCGCCGGCCTGTTCGCAGGCTGGACCCCGCCGCGGGACCTGCCGTTCCACTGGCACATCTACGACGTCGGCAGCGCGCTGCCCGCCGGCTGGATCGACGAGCTGCTGGACGTCGCGCGCCGGCAGGCGGCCCGCCGCAGCTTCCGCCCGACGATGACCACCGCGCGCGAGACCGCCGACGCCGTCATCCCGCTGGAGTCCGTCGACGGCGCGGTGCTCGTCGAGCAGGCGCCGTGGGTGAACGAGCTGTACACGGGCTGGTTCCGGCAGCTGGGGGAGCGCCTCGCCGACGAGCCCCTCGAACTGACGAGCACGGCCAACCGCGCGCTGAGCCTCAACGTGCAGCGCGGCATCACCATGCGCTACCCGTGCCACGTGGACAGCAACCCGGTGGAAGGCCTGCTGTACCTGACCGACTGCACCGAGGAGACCGGCGGCGGCCTGGTCGTCTCCCGCAACCGCCACGCCCGCGACGTGTCCGAAGTGGACGCGGACGCGGCCGTCATCTACCCGCGCCGCGGCCAGCTGTTCTTCTTCGACGCGCGCTTCCACCCGCACTACGTCCAGCCGCTGCGGACCGACGACACCCTGCGCGCGGTCGTCACGATGAACTACTACACCCGCTCGATCCCCGAAGCCGTCCGCCCGGAGGGGCTGGACGAGCAGCTGTTCGGCGCCGGCGCCCGATGACCCTGCTGGTGCTCTCCGGGGCCGACGTCCGCGCGTCGTTCCCGCCGAAGGAGGGCCTCGCCCCGATGCGCGAGGCCCTCAAGGCCCTCTCCCGCGGCGACGCGCACCAGCCACTGCGGCCGGTAGTCGCCCCGGAGGGCGCCGCGGGCCTGCTGGCGATGATGCCGGCGTACACCGGCACGGACGGCTACGGCGTCAAGATCGTCTGCCTGTTCGAGGGCAACACGGCCCGCGGCCTGGACGCCCACCAGGGCGCGATGGTGCT
This genomic window contains:
- a CDS encoding class I adenylate-forming enzyme family protein, encoding MNTGVTAREVEDLLARTTWPGATGACAGVGELADRFTAAGFAPGSVVLVALPNGTRLIRVFFALVLAGLVPTLLAASTPASRLRATARRLGATALVRPGTETDQVTVTRLDDGPVRTHRPGQAILLTSGTSGMATGCLHDITALRRNAERHARSIGLGPADRMLVTLPMHYSYALVAQVLAGLVTGASLVVTGPPFTPAGYRDVVRDHDVTVSALTPLLVADLQADGGRLPRGLRALGVGGHALDPARTGRLLAANPDLELYLTYGLTEAGPRVSTLAAHREPPARYASAGTPIDGVRLGLRDAGRGPAEQEVLVTADTVYRAKVGVEGGVSRGKLVAADTIATGDVGRLDDDGYLWLTGRISDFAIVRGDKVSLSSVRKAAESLDGVLRAIVTPPADEHAGALALALYVDETRELSEKDVRRTLYPLLTPNERPGELTVHPVTAGSLHK
- a CDS encoding thioesterase II family protein, translating into MELLCVPGAGGSARAFRPWVEALAPDVTVRPLTLRGRDTPVETLVETAARLAERIPRDGRYALAGHSMGGLIAYEMARLACVTDALPRPEFVVVAGARPPHLSSAGAFARLVAIADDDEFLDALAAAGFVEPGARHSPMRALFVPTLRADLRLVAEYRPEPGEPLPVDLLAWHGADDPSAPAAAVGEWARYTAARFRTAAFPGGHHFPFQRPAEVAALLRAHVSVH
- a CDS encoding 2OG-Fe(II) oxygenase: MSATIDHTAGLFAGWTPPRDLPFHWHIYDVGSALPAGWIDELLDVARRQAARRSFRPTMTTARETADAVIPLESVDGAVLVEQAPWVNELYTGWFRQLGERLADEPLELTSTANRALSLNVQRGITMRYPCHVDSNPVEGLLYLTDCTEETGGGLVVSRNRHARDVSEVDADAAVIYPRRGQLFFFDARFHPHYVQPLRTDDTLRAVVTMNYYTRSIPEAVRPEGLDEQLFGAGAR